Proteins found in one Rhodovulum sp. MB263 genomic segment:
- a CDS encoding MATE family efflux transporter, which translates to MTSAQSPSLSAHLRATLALGLPLVGSHLAQFGISLTDAIMLGWYDVGALAAEVLATSLFFVLFVVISGFAWAVMPMIATAAAAGDETQVRRVTRMALWICLGFGLLTVPVFFMSERFFLALGQTAGLSAMAQDYLVVGGPGLLPALVVMVLKSYLAALERARVVLWITLGAVAVNAFGNYMLIFGKFGLPELGLQGAALSSLIVNLVSMVAVMVYVLWATPEHALFRRIWRPDWEAFWRVFRLGWPIGLTNLAEVGLFAASSVMMGWIGEVTLAAHGIALQITSAIFMVHLGLSNAATIRAGAALGRRDRTGLYRGAVAAFGVSGVAVAVSVVAFLVWPEPLIGLFLDPGSSDRAAVMAVGTGLLAAAALFQLVDAAQVMALGLLRGVQDTRVPMVMAGISYWLVGMPVGYALGFGLGWGGVGIWLGLASGLALAGVLMMSRFWSRDWVPAV; encoded by the coding sequence ATGACGTCCGCACAATCCCCTTCATTGTCCGCGCATCTGCGCGCGACACTCGCCCTCGGGCTGCCGCTTGTCGGCAGCCACCTGGCGCAATTCGGCATTTCGCTGACCGATGCGATCATGCTCGGCTGGTACGATGTCGGCGCGCTGGCGGCCGAGGTGCTGGCGACGTCGCTGTTCTTCGTGCTGTTCGTGGTGATTTCGGGCTTTGCCTGGGCGGTGATGCCGATGATCGCGACCGCCGCGGCAGCGGGCGACGAGACCCAGGTCCGGCGCGTGACCCGGATGGCGCTGTGGATCTGCCTCGGCTTCGGGCTGCTGACCGTGCCCGTCTTCTTCATGTCCGAGCGCTTCTTCCTCGCATTGGGCCAGACCGCCGGTCTGTCGGCCATGGCGCAGGACTATCTGGTCGTCGGCGGTCCGGGCCTGTTGCCGGCGCTGGTGGTGATGGTGCTGAAAAGCTATCTCGCGGCGCTGGAACGCGCCCGGGTGGTGCTGTGGATCACGCTTGGCGCGGTCGCGGTCAACGCCTTTGGCAACTACATGCTGATCTTCGGCAAGTTCGGCCTGCCCGAGCTGGGTCTGCAGGGTGCGGCGCTGTCCTCGCTGATCGTGAACCTGGTGTCGATGGTTGCGGTCATGGTCTACGTCCTCTGGGCCACGCCCGAGCACGCGCTGTTCCGCAGGATCTGGCGTCCGGACTGGGAGGCGTTCTGGCGGGTGTTCCGGCTGGGCTGGCCGATCGGGCTGACAAACCTCGCCGAGGTCGGGCTTTTCGCGGCCTCGTCGGTGATGATGGGCTGGATCGGCGAGGTCACGCTGGCCGCGCATGGCATTGCGCTGCAGATCACCTCGGCGATCTTCATGGTTCATCTGGGGCTGTCGAACGCTGCGACGATCCGGGCGGGTGCGGCGCTTGGCCGGCGCGACCGGACCGGACTTTATCGGGGCGCGGTGGCGGCCTTCGGGGTGTCGGGGGTTGCGGTGGCGGTTTCGGTCGTGGCCTTCCTGGTCTGGCCCGAGCCGCTGATCGGGCTGTTCCTCGACCCCGGCTCGTCCGACCGGGCGGCGGTCATGGCCGTCGGCACCGGGCTTCTGGCGGCGGCAGCTCTGTTCCAGCTGGTCGATGCGGCGCAGGTGATGGCGCTGGGCCTTCTGCGCGGGGTTCAGGATACCCGGGTGCCGATGGTGATGGCGGGGATCAGCTACTGGCTGGTGGGAATGCCGGTCGGATACGCGCTGGGATTCGGGCTCGGCTGGGGCGGCGTCGGGATCTGGCTGGGGCTCGCCTCGGGGCTGGCGCTGGCGGGCGTTCTGATGATGAGCCGGTTCTGGTCGCGCGACTGGGTGCCCGCCGTCTGA
- the thyX gene encoding FAD-dependent thymidylate synthase, translating to MPVTEDQLAEIEAQRAETAPTRRVVAEGMEARLYTLHPVLDHGFVRVVDYMGDDAAICQAARVSYGRGTKAVSNDEGLIRYLMRHWHSTPFEMCEVKFHVKLPVFVARQWIRHRTANVNEYSARYSILDREFYIPAPDALAAQSTVNNQGRGELLEGEEAARVLEILKADAGRCYDNYEAMLGQDGQKGLARELARMNLPANIYTQWYWKCDLHNLFHFLRLRADSHAQYEIRVYAQTICEIVADWVPVAYKAFEDYRIGGVNLSGPAMDCIRRMLKGEAVTQETSGMSKGEWREFEGVLKRD from the coding sequence ATGCCCGTGACTGAGGATCAGCTAGCCGAGATCGAGGCCCAGCGCGCCGAGACCGCGCCGACCCGTCGGGTGGTGGCCGAGGGCATGGAGGCCCGGCTTTACACCCTCCATCCGGTGCTCGACCACGGTTTCGTGCGGGTGGTCGACTACATGGGCGACGATGCCGCGATCTGTCAGGCGGCACGGGTCAGCTACGGGCGCGGCACCAAGGCGGTCTCGAATGACGAGGGGCTGATCCGCTACCTGATGCGGCACTGGCATTCGACGCCCTTCGAGATGTGCGAGGTCAAGTTCCACGTCAAGCTGCCGGTTTTCGTCGCCCGGCAATGGATCCGTCACCGCACGGCGAATGTGAACGAATATTCGGCGCGTTATTCGATCCTCGACCGTGAATTCTACATTCCCGCCCCCGACGCGCTGGCCGCGCAATCGACGGTGAACAACCAGGGCCGCGGCGAGCTTCTGGAAGGCGAGGAAGCGGCGCGGGTGCTGGAGATCCTCAAAGCCGATGCCGGACGCTGCTATGACAATTACGAGGCGATGCTGGGACAGGACGGCCAGAAGGGGCTGGCGCGCGAATTGGCGCGGATGAACCTGCCCGCGAATATCTACACGCAATGGTACTGGAAATGCGATCTGCACAATCTGTTCCATTTCCTGCGCCTGCGCGCCGACAGCCATGCGCAATACGAGATCCGGGTCTATGCGCAGACCATCTGCGAAATCGTGGCCGATTGGGTGCCGGTGGCCTACAAGGCCTTCGAGGATTACCGCATCGGCGGGGTCAACCTCTCGGGACCGGCGATGGACTGCATCCGTCGCATGCTGAAGGGCGAGGCCGTGACGCAGGAAACCTCGGGCATGTCGAAGGGGGAATGGCGTGAATTCGAGGGCGTCCTGAAGCGGGACTGA
- a CDS encoding MarR family winged helix-turn-helix transcriptional regulator: MSIHSPIPEGDHREVMTDYLEALSLVERLHRLLLDVIKDEFERLGVLELNSVQALLLFNIGENEVTAGELKSRGYYQGSNVSYNLKKLVEKGYMHHQRCEIDRRAVRVRLTPKGREIREIVGRLFSRHAEGLVARDVIDDDGLRDITAALKRMERYWSDQIRYIY; the protein is encoded by the coding sequence ATGAGCATCCATTCCCCCATCCCGGAGGGCGATCATCGGGAAGTCATGACCGACTATCTCGAGGCGCTTTCCCTGGTCGAGCGGCTGCACCGCCTGCTGCTGGACGTGATCAAGGACGAGTTCGAGCGCCTCGGCGTGCTGGAACTGAACTCGGTCCAGGCCCTTCTGCTGTTCAATATCGGCGAGAACGAGGTGACCGCGGGCGAACTGAAATCCCGGGGCTACTATCAGGGTTCGAACGTGTCCTACAATCTCAAGAAACTCGTCGAGAAAGGCTATATGCACCATCAGCGCTGCGAGATCGACCGCCGTGCCGTGCGTGTGCGTCTGACGCCCAAGGGCCGCGAGATCCGCGAAATCGTGGGTCGGCTGTTCTCGCGCCATGCCGAGGGGCTGGTGGCGCGCGATGTCATCGACGATGACGGCCTGCGCGACATCACCGCGGCGCTGAAGCGCATGGAGCGCTACTGGTCGGATCAGATCCGCTACATCTACTGA
- a CDS encoding DUF2177 family protein — MIAIILYLVTVLVFLALDALMLRHVMQPLFARYLGDWMRDRPRMGAAAVFYMAYVLGLVWLVSWPALVRGNPGQALIEGMVVGAMAYGTYEFTNFATLKRWSPLQVALDTCWGTILTGVSACIGVFVARIFV, encoded by the coding sequence ATCATCGCCATCATTCTATATCTGGTCACGGTGCTGGTATTTCTGGCGCTCGATGCCTTGATGCTGCGCCATGTCATGCAGCCGCTTTTCGCGCGCTATCTCGGCGACTGGATGCGCGACCGGCCACGCATGGGGGCGGCGGCGGTGTTCTACATGGCCTATGTTCTTGGGCTTGTCTGGCTGGTGTCCTGGCCCGCGCTGGTGCGAGGCAATCCGGGACAGGCGCTGATCGAGGGCATGGTGGTCGGCGCAATGGCCTATGGGACCTATGAATTCACCAATTTCGCGACGCTGAAACGCTGGTCGCCGCTGCAGGTGGCGCTCGATACCTGCTGGGGGACCATTCTGACCGGGGTCTCGGCCTGTATCGGGGTCTTCGTCGCGCGGATCTTCGTCTGA
- a CDS encoding pyridoxal phosphate-dependent aminotransferase, translated as MSFLSATLARVKPSPTIAVSTKARELKAAGKDVIGLGAGEPDFDTPQNVKDAAKAAIDRGETKYTAVDGLPELKKAICAKFKADNNLDYEPAQVSVGTGGKQILYNALMATLNPGDEVIIPAPYWVSYPDMVLLAGGEPVIVEGKMETGFRITPEALEAAITPKTKWFIFNSPSNPTGAGYTRDQLKALTEVLMRHPHVHIMSDDMYEKLTYGDFEFCTPAEVEPGLYDRTLTCNGVSKAYAMTGWRIGYAAGPAALIKAMGKIQSQSTSNPCSISQWAALEALTGPQDFIASNNAVFQRRRDMVVEMLNQAEGIDCPVPEGAFYVYPSIAGCIGKTTPAGVKIENDEVFATALLEEKGVAVVFGAAFGLSPNFRVSYATSDEALKEACTRIQDFCAGLS; from the coding sequence ATGTCCTTCCTGTCTGCGACACTCGCGCGTGTGAAACCCTCGCCGACCATCGCGGTAAGCACCAAGGCTCGGGAACTCAAGGCCGCGGGCAAGGACGTGATCGGTCTTGGCGCGGGCGAGCCCGATTTCGACACGCCCCAGAACGTCAAGGACGCGGCCAAGGCCGCCATCGACCGGGGCGAGACGAAATACACCGCCGTCGATGGCCTGCCCGAGCTGAAAAAGGCGATCTGCGCCAAGTTCAAGGCCGACAACAATCTCGATTACGAACCGGCCCAGGTCAGCGTCGGGACCGGCGGCAAGCAGATCCTCTACAACGCGCTGATGGCGACGCTCAACCCCGGCGACGAGGTGATCATCCCCGCGCCCTACTGGGTCAGCTATCCCGACATGGTGCTGCTGGCGGGCGGCGAGCCGGTCATCGTCGAAGGCAAGATGGAGACCGGTTTCCGGATCACGCCCGAGGCTCTGGAAGCGGCGATCACGCCGAAGACCAAGTGGTTCATCTTCAACTCGCCCTCGAACCCGACCGGCGCAGGCTATACGCGCGATCAGCTGAAGGCGCTGACCGAGGTTCTGATGCGCCATCCGCATGTGCATATCATGTCCGATGACATGTATGAAAAGCTGACCTATGGCGATTTCGAATTCTGCACTCCCGCCGAAGTCGAGCCCGGGCTTTACGACCGCACCCTGACCTGCAACGGCGTCTCGAAGGCCTATGCCATGACCGGCTGGCGGATCGGCTATGCCGCGGGCCCCGCCGCCCTGATCAAGGCGATGGGCAAGATCCAGTCGCAATCGACCTCGAACCCCTGCTCGATCTCGCAATGGGCCGCACTCGAGGCGCTGACCGGCCCGCAGGATTTCATCGCGTCGAACAACGCGGTGTTCCAGCGCCGCCGCGACATGGTGGTCGAGATGCTGAACCAGGCCGAGGGCATCGACTGCCCGGTGCCCGAGGGCGCCTTCTACGTCTATCCCTCGATCGCGGGCTGCATCGGCAAGACGACGCCCGCCGGGGTGAAGATCGAGAATGACGAGGTCTTCGCGACCGCGCTGCTGGAGGAAAAGGGCGTGGCCGTGGTCTTCGGCGCGGCCTTCGGGCTGTCGCCCAACTTCCGGGTCAGCTACGCGACCTCGGATGAGGCGCTGAAAGAGGCCTGCACCCGCATCCAGGACTTCTGTGCCGGCCTGAGCTGA
- the ppk2 gene encoding polyphosphate kinase 2 has product MDPLTPPSGAQKSATSPDTEQTETEQTETEQTETDETETASAARPGAAAPAAPVPGPRASAPKTEAPPVSAADIVHGFETGEYPYRSKMSRRSYEAQKARLQAELLKVQIWAQESGQKFVILFEGRDAAGKGGTIKRFMEHLNPRSARVVALNKPSEDERGQWFFQRYVRELPTAGEMVFYDRSWYNRAGVERVMGFCTPNEYLEFMRQTPDLERMLVRSGLRLFKYWFSVTREEQRRRFLARETDPLKRWKLSPIDKASLDKWDDYTDAKEAMFFYTDTADAPWTIIKSNDKKRARLNCMRHFLHGLDYPGKDPKLAHAPDPLIVGRAEHVIHKAEHILGTSLPPDLRRGRED; this is encoded by the coding sequence ATGGATCCGCTCACCCCGCCATCCGGGGCGCAGAAATCTGCGACCTCGCCCGACACGGAGCAAACCGAGACGGAGCAAACCGAGACGGAGCAGACCGAGACAGACGAGACCGAGACAGCGTCGGCGGCGCGGCCGGGCGCCGCTGCGCCTGCCGCCCCGGTGCCGGGCCCTCGGGCATCCGCTCCGAAGACGGAGGCGCCGCCTGTCTCCGCCGCCGATATCGTCCATGGCTTCGAAACCGGCGAATATCCCTATCGCTCGAAGATGTCGCGCCGCAGCTACGAGGCGCAGAAGGCCAGGCTGCAGGCCGAATTGCTGAAGGTCCAGATCTGGGCGCAGGAGAGCGGCCAGAAATTCGTGATCCTGTTCGAGGGCCGCGATGCCGCCGGCAAGGGCGGCACGATCAAGCGCTTCATGGAGCATCTCAACCCGCGCAGTGCCCGGGTCGTGGCGCTGAACAAGCCCAGCGAGGACGAGCGCGGCCAGTGGTTCTTTCAGCGCTATGTGCGCGAGCTGCCGACAGCGGGCGAAATGGTGTTCTACGACCGCTCCTGGTACAACCGGGCGGGGGTCGAGCGGGTGATGGGGTTCTGCACCCCGAACGAGTATCTCGAATTCATGCGCCAGACGCCCGATCTTGAACGCATGCTGGTGCGCTCGGGGCTGCGGTTGTTCAAGTACTGGTTCTCGGTGACCCGGGAAGAACAGCGCCGGCGGTTTCTTGCACGCGAGACAGACCCGCTGAAACGCTGGAAACTGTCTCCCATCGACAAGGCCAGCCTCGACAAGTGGGACGACTATACCGACGCCAAGGAGGCGATGTTCTTCTATACCGACACCGCCGACGCGCCCTGGACGATCATCAAGTCGAATGACAAGAAGCGCGCGCGGCTGAACTGCATGCGCCATTTCCTGCACGGGCTCGACTACCCCGGCAAGGATCCCAAGCTGGCCCATGCGCCCGACCCGCTGATCGTCGGAAGGGCCGAACATGTGATCCACAAGGCCGAGCATATCCTCGGCACCTCTCTGCCTCCCGACCTGCGCCGGGGCCGCGAGGACTGA
- a CDS encoding DUF1194 domain-containing protein, which yields MVRFAAFLALAPFKAEAGCRLALLLALDISSSVDPGEDALQRAGLAAALAAPEIQAEFLSVPELPVALAVYEWSGRYQQRVVLGWRMMDSPEAMLGAAETIAGSRRSYAAFPTAMGFGLGFGARLFDSAPDCAARTLDISGDGINNDGFGPELAYRSFPFQGITVNGLAIGGGSPSDSEVFAFYRDRVIRGPGAFVETARDFADFERAIRRKLMREVSARVYGGRLALPPGGG from the coding sequence TTGGTAAGGTTCGCCGCCTTCCTGGCGCTTGCGCCCTTCAAGGCAGAGGCCGGCTGTCGGCTGGCCCTGCTTCTTGCTCTCGACATCTCGTCCTCGGTCGATCCGGGCGAGGACGCGCTGCAGCGGGCCGGACTGGCCGCGGCGCTGGCCGCGCCCGAGATCCAGGCCGAGTTCCTGTCGGTGCCCGAACTGCCGGTGGCCCTGGCCGTCTATGAATGGAGCGGACGCTATCAGCAGCGCGTGGTGCTGGGCTGGAGGATGATGGACAGCCCCGAGGCGATGCTCGGCGCGGCCGAGACGATTGCCGGATCGCGCCGCTCCTATGCAGCCTTCCCCACCGCGATGGGCTTCGGGCTCGGCTTCGGGGCGCGGCTGTTCGACAGCGCGCCCGATTGCGCGGCGCGGACCCTCGACATCTCGGGCGACGGCATCAACAATGACGGCTTCGGCCCCGAGCTGGCCTATCGCAGCTTTCCCTTCCAGGGCATCACGGTCAACGGTCTGGCAATCGGCGGCGGCAGCCCCAGCGATTCCGAGGTCTTCGCCTTCTACCGCGACCGGGTGATCCGGGGGCCCGGCGCCTTCGTCGAGACCGCGCGCGACTTTGCCGATTTCGAGCGCGCGATCCGGCGCAAGCTGATGCGCGAGGTCTCGGCGCGGGTCTATGGCGGGCGCCTCGCCCTGCCGCCGGGCGGTGGCTGA
- a CDS encoding helix-turn-helix domain-containing protein — protein MGTSEPDAADWYSEDAATFGDRVIAAREALSMTQTELAKRLGVRLDTVKDWEDDLSEPRSNKLQTLAGVLNVSIMWLLNGHGDGLEGPADEAVIPGDVRSILGEIRAVRADMTRLANRLGVLEKRLRQALKEHG, from the coding sequence ATGGGCACTTCCGAACCCGACGCAGCCGACTGGTATTCCGAGGATGCGGCCACTTTCGGCGACCGGGTGATCGCCGCGCGCGAGGCGCTGAGCATGACCCAGACCGAACTGGCCAAGCGGCTGGGCGTCCGGCTCGATACCGTGAAGGACTGGGAAGACGATCTGAGCGAGCCGCGCTCGAACAAGCTGCAGACGCTGGCGGGCGTTCTCAACGTGTCCATCATGTGGCTTCTGAACGGGCATGGCGACGGGCTCGAGGGGCCGGCCGACGAGGCGGTCATTCCCGGCGATGTGCGCAGCATCCTGGGCGAGATCCGCGCGGTGCGGGCCGACATGACGCGGCTTGCCAACCGGCTTGGGGTGCTGGAAAAGCGGCTTCGTCAGGCGTTGAAGGAGCATGGCTGA
- a CDS encoding cyclopropane-fatty-acyl-phospholipid synthase family protein: MWNERYAGDDYLFGTEPSAFLTREAARLPPGAQVLSVAEGEGRNAVWLAGQGHKVTAVEAAPNALAKARRLAGARGVSVTFCEADIERWDWAPGAYDAVLGIFIQFGDRAAQDRIFAGMRRTLRPGGLVLLQGYAPRQVEYGTGGPGDPAKMYTEPLLRERFAGFEILMLRDYDTELADGPGHSGRSALVEMVARKPRPEA; this comes from the coding sequence ATGTGGAATGAGCGTTACGCCGGAGACGACTATCTGTTCGGGACCGAGCCTTCGGCCTTTCTGACGCGCGAGGCGGCGCGGCTGCCGCCCGGCGCGCAGGTGCTGTCGGTCGCCGAGGGCGAGGGACGGAACGCGGTCTGGCTGGCGGGGCAGGGGCACAAGGTGACCGCGGTCGAGGCCGCGCCCAATGCGCTTGCCAAGGCGCGACGGCTGGCCGGGGCGCGTGGCGTGAGCGTCACGTTTTGCGAGGCCGATATCGAGCGCTGGGACTGGGCGCCCGGCGCCTATGATGCGGTTCTGGGCATCTTCATCCAGTTCGGCGACCGCGCCGCGCAGGACCGGATCTTCGCGGGGATGCGGCGGACGCTCAGGCCGGGCGGGCTGGTCCTGTTGCAGGGCTATGCGCCGCGGCAGGTCGAATACGGCACCGGCGGGCCGGGCGATCCGGCGAAGATGTATACCGAGCCGCTCCTGCGCGAGCGCTTCGCCGGGTTCGAGATCCTGATGCTGCGCGATTACGACACCGAGCTGGCCGACGGGCCGGGCCATTCCGGCCGTTCGGCGCTGGTCGAGATGGTGGCCCGAAAGCCGCGTCCCGAGGCATGA
- a CDS encoding cold-shock protein codes for MPTGTVKWFNTTKGYGFIAPDDGGKDVFVHISAVERAGMTGLSDNQKVAYEMIEGRDGRKSAGDLRAI; via the coding sequence ATGCCCACCGGCACCGTGAAATGGTTCAACACCACCAAGGGCTACGGCTTCATCGCCCCCGACGATGGCGGCAAGGACGTGTTCGTGCACATTTCCGCCGTCGAGCGCGCTGGCATGACCGGGTTGAGCGATAATCAGAAGGTCGCCTATGAAATGATCGAGGGCCGCGACGGTCGCAAGTCGGCCGGGGATCTCCGGGCTATCTGA
- the parE gene encoding DNA topoisomerase IV subunit B, translated as MADDLLSGASRDTYDASSIEVLEGLEPVRKRPGMYIGGTDERALHHLVAEVLDNAMDEAVAGHATRIEVELHGDHSVTIRDNGRGIPVDPHPKFPDKSALEVILCTLHAGGKFSGKAYETSGGLHGVGVSVVNALSDRLRVEVARNRELFAQDFSRGVPQGPVEKLGAAPNRRGTTVTFHADEQIFGHHRFRPGRLLKMVRSKAYLFSGVEIRWKTAIADGDTPMEAVFHFPGGLADYLSETLEGASTYAERPFSGKVGFQEKFGQPGSVEWAVNWTPSRDGFIQSYCNTIPTPEGGTHEAGFWSAILKGLRAYGELTNNRKAAQITRDDLMTGGCAIVSTFIREPEFVGQTKDRLATTEAQRMVEGAVRDHFDNWLASDTKAAGAILDFLVLRAEERLRRRAEKETQRKSATKRLRLPGKLVDCSATNRSGTELFIVEGDSAGGSAKMARDRKTQALLPLRGKILNVLGAASSKLGSNAEINDLTQALGTGLGTRFNIDDLRYDKVIIMTDADVDGAHIASLLMTFFFTQMRPLIDQGHLYLACPPLFRLTQGPKRIYALDEAEKEMWLAKGLGGKGKIDVSRFKGLGEMDAKDLKETTMDPASRKLIRVSIDEDEPGETADLVERLMGKKPELRFQYIQENARFVQEVDI; from the coding sequence ATGGCCGACGATCTGCTCTCCGGCGCCAGCCGTGACACCTATGACGCCTCCTCGATCGAGGTGCTGGAGGGGCTCGAGCCCGTCCGCAAGCGCCCCGGCATGTATATCGGCGGCACCGATGAGCGGGCGTTGCACCATCTGGTGGCCGAGGTTCTCGACAATGCCATGGACGAGGCGGTCGCGGGCCATGCCACCCGGATCGAGGTCGAGCTGCATGGCGATCATTCGGTGACGATCCGCGACAATGGCCGCGGCATCCCGGTCGATCCGCATCCGAAATTTCCCGACAAGTCCGCGCTCGAGGTGATCCTCTGCACGCTGCATGCGGGCGGCAAGTTCTCGGGCAAGGCCTATGAGACCTCGGGCGGTCTGCATGGCGTCGGCGTCTCGGTGGTGAACGCGCTCTCGGACCGGCTTCGGGTCGAGGTGGCGCGCAACCGCGAGCTGTTCGCCCAGGATTTCTCGCGCGGGGTGCCGCAGGGTCCGGTCGAGAAGCTCGGCGCCGCGCCGAACCGCCGGGGCACCACCGTCACCTTCCATGCCGACGAACAGATCTTCGGCCATCACCGCTTCCGGCCGGGGCGGCTTCTGAAGATGGTCCGCTCGAAGGCCTATCTGTTCTCGGGCGTCGAGATCCGCTGGAAGACCGCCATTGCCGATGGCGACACGCCGATGGAAGCGGTGTTCCACTTCCCCGGCGGGCTGGCCGACTACCTCAGCGAGACCCTCGAAGGGGCCTCGACCTATGCCGAGCGCCCGTTCTCGGGCAAGGTCGGCTTTCAGGAGAAGTTCGGCCAGCCCGGCTCGGTCGAATGGGCGGTGAACTGGACGCCCTCGCGCGACGGCTTCATCCAGTCCTATTGCAACACCATCCCCACCCCCGAGGGCGGCACCCATGAGGCGGGCTTCTGGTCGGCGATCCTGAAGGGGCTGCGGGCCTATGGCGAGCTCACCAACAACCGCAAGGCCGCCCAGATCACCCGCGACGACCTGATGACCGGCGGCTGCGCCATCGTCTCAACCTTCATCCGCGAACCCGAATTCGTCGGCCAGACCAAGGACCGCCTCGCCACCACCGAGGCCCAGCGCATGGTCGAGGGCGCGGTGCGCGACCATTTCGACAACTGGCTGGCCTCGGATACCAAGGCCGCGGGCGCGATCCTCGATTTCCTCGTGCTGCGCGCCGAGGAGCGGCTGCGCCGCCGCGCCGAAAAGGAAACCCAGCGCAAATCAGCCACCAAGCGGCTCAGGCTGCCGGGAAAGCTGGTCGACTGTTCGGCCACCAATCGCAGCGGCACGGAACTCTTCATCGTCGAGGGCGACTCGGCCGGCGGCTCGGCCAAGATGGCGCGCGACCGCAAGACCCAGGCGTTGTTGCCGCTCAGGGGCAAGATCCTGAACGTGCTGGGCGCGGCCTCGTCCAAGCTCGGCTCGAATGCCGAGATCAACGATCTGACCCAGGCGCTGGGGACCGGGCTCGGCACGCGCTTCAACATCGACGATCTGCGCTATGACAAGGTCATCATCATGACCGATGCCGATGTCGACGGCGCCCATATCGCGTCGCTCCTGATGACCTTCTTCTTCACCCAGATGCGCCCGCTGATCGACCAGGGCCACCTTTACCTCGCCTGCCCACCGCTGTTCCGCCTGACACAGGGGCCGAAACGGATCTATGCGCTTGACGAGGCCGAAAAGGAGATGTGGCTGGCCAAGGGTCTGGGCGGCAAGGGCAAGATCGACGTCAGCCGGTTCAAGGGGCTTGGCGAGATGGATGCCAAGGACCTGAAGGAAACCACCATGGATCCGGCCTCGCGCAAGCTGATCCGGGTCTCGATCGACGAGGACGAGCCCGGAGAGACCGCCGATCTGGTCGAGCGGTTGATGGGCAAGAAACCCGAGCTGCGCTTCCAGTATATCCAGGAGAATGCCCGCTTCGTGCAGGAGGTCGACATCTAG
- a CDS encoding succinate dehydrogenase assembly factor 2 has translation MTESTESRRKRMHIRAWRRGTKEMDLILGGYADARLAAMDETELEAFDALLAQDDHALYQWVTGQAAAPEAFAPLVAELAARPAQG, from the coding sequence ATGACCGAGTCGACCGAGTCCCGCCGCAAGCGGATGCATATCCGGGCCTGGCGGCGCGGCACCAAGGAAATGGACCTGATCCTCGGCGGCTATGCCGATGCCCGACTGGCGGCCATGGACGAGACCGAGCTTGAGGCTTTCGACGCTTTGCTCGCCCAGGACGACCACGCCCTCTATCAATGGGTTACGGGGCAGGCGGCGGCGCCCGAAGCCTTCGCGCCTCTGGTCGCCGAACTGGCTGCGCGACCGGCCCAGGGCTAG
- a CDS encoding arsenate reductase family protein, translating into MVIYGLKTCDSCRKAKSALLGMGKEVQLHDLRDDPLSRDELARFLAALGPDLVNRRSTTWRGLDEAARAGDPLDLLEAHPTLMKRPVIEAGGQLYLGWNTRTEAALNG; encoded by the coding sequence ATGGTTATTTACGGTTTAAAAACATGCGATTCCTGTCGAAAGGCAAAGTCGGCGCTGTTGGGCATGGGCAAGGAGGTCCAATTGCACGACCTGCGCGACGATCCGCTGAGCCGGGATGAGCTGGCCCGATTCCTCGCGGCGCTGGGGCCGGATCTGGTGAATCGGCGGTCGACCACATGGCGCGGGCTCGACGAGGCGGCGCGGGCGGGCGATCCGCTCGATCTGCTCGAGGCCCATCCGACGCTGATGAAACGCCCGGTCATCGAGGCCGGGGGGCAGCTTTACCTGGGCTGGAACACCAGGACCGAAGCCGCGCTGAACGGCTGA
- a CDS encoding VOC family protein encodes MKIRYLHTMVRVKDLEASLAFYRLLGLTETRRVENDKGRFTLIFLAPPGQEDCPVELTYNWDGDEGLPSDSRHFGHLAYGVENIYDICARLQEAGVTINRPPRDGHMAFVRSPDNISIELLQIGEALAPAEPWASMPNTGHW; translated from the coding sequence ATGAAAATTCGTTACCTGCACACCATGGTCCGGGTGAAGGACCTCGAGGCATCCCTGGCGTTCTACCGCCTGCTCGGACTGACCGAGACCCGGCGGGTCGAGAATGACAAGGGCCGCTTCACCCTGATCTTCCTCGCCCCTCCCGGACAGGAAGACTGCCCGGTCGAGCTGACCTATAACTGGGACGGCGACGAGGGGCTGCCCTCGGACAGCCGTCATTTCGGCCATCTCGCCTACGGGGTCGAGAATATCTACGACATCTGCGCGCGCCTGCAGGAGGCCGGCGTGACCATCAACCGTCCGCCGCGCGACGGGCATATGGCCTTCGTGCGCAGCCCCGACAATATCTCGATCGAGCTGTTGCAGATCGGCGAGGCGCTGGCCCCGGCCGAACCCTGGGCCAGCATGCCCAATACGGGGCATTGGTAA